A single region of the Streptomyces virginiae genome encodes:
- a CDS encoding SbtR family transcriptional regulator, whose amino-acid sequence MNDGDRSPEGAVGAAGTAGSKRKDVRRNQQTLLDAAAAVFVTSGVEAPVRDIAAAAGVGVGTVYRHFPTRADLVIAVYRHQVDACAEAGPALLAAGPTPHAALARWADLFVDFLVTKHGLAAAMQADNSGFEALHTYFLDRLLPVCAELLDAAAAAGEIRADLTAYQLMRGIGNLCIGTESDPRYDARRLVTLLVEGLRRPS is encoded by the coding sequence GTGAACGACGGCGATCGGAGCCCGGAGGGCGCGGTGGGTGCGGCGGGTACGGCCGGATCCAAGCGCAAGGACGTCCGGCGCAACCAACAGACCCTGCTGGACGCGGCCGCGGCCGTCTTCGTCACGTCCGGCGTGGAGGCACCGGTCCGTGACATCGCCGCCGCGGCCGGTGTGGGGGTGGGCACGGTCTACCGCCACTTCCCCACCCGCGCGGACCTCGTCATCGCGGTCTACCGCCACCAGGTCGACGCCTGTGCCGAGGCCGGTCCGGCCCTGCTGGCGGCCGGTCCGACCCCGCACGCCGCCCTCGCGCGGTGGGCCGACCTCTTCGTCGACTTCCTGGTCACCAAGCACGGCCTGGCCGCCGCGATGCAGGCCGACAACTCCGGCTTCGAGGCGCTGCACACCTACTTCCTGGACCGCCTCCTGCCCGTGTGCGCCGAGCTGCTCGACGCTGCCGCCGCGGCGGGGGAGATCCGCGCGGACCTCACCGCGTACCAACTCATGCGCGGCATCGGGAACCTCTGCATCGGCACCGAGAGCGACCCCCGCTACGACGCGCGCCGGCTGGTGACCCTCCTCGTCGAGGGGCTACGCCGACCGAGCTGA
- a CDS encoding alpha/beta fold hydrolase — translation MPENRTRVRRDVGRYVNDTLRDRYFATADALYAMGAPIRSETDVETSFGTTHVYRYGPTDPAAESRTPVVLIHGAGYSSAMWYPNTPALSGERPVYALDTPGDANRSVHREPMWQPERAAQWMDEALDALGLDRVHLVGSSYGGWLVLNQAHRRPERLASVTALDPGGLEKVGLRFFAWVFVSLFASFAPKALRPRLAKWLEQPVISVPELRTWVQAGARAYRIRRPAPLPLAEDALRSIRTPLYVIMGKRSLLVHPQRQLERVPRLVPGARAEIISATGHGPQIDHPDVVNARMLSFMEDIDSLDPATSDTL, via the coding sequence GTGCCCGAGAACAGGACCCGCGTACGCCGCGATGTAGGCCGCTACGTCAACGACACGCTGCGCGACCGCTACTTCGCCACCGCAGACGCCCTCTACGCGATGGGCGCGCCGATCCGTTCCGAGACGGACGTCGAGACGAGCTTCGGCACCACCCACGTCTACCGGTACGGCCCCACGGACCCCGCCGCCGAGTCCCGCACCCCGGTCGTGCTGATCCACGGCGCGGGCTACAGCTCGGCGATGTGGTACCCCAACACCCCGGCCCTCAGCGGCGAACGCCCCGTCTACGCCCTCGACACCCCGGGCGACGCCAACCGCAGCGTCCACCGCGAGCCCATGTGGCAGCCCGAGCGCGCCGCGCAGTGGATGGACGAGGCCCTCGACGCGCTCGGCCTCGACCGGGTCCACCTCGTCGGCTCCTCCTACGGCGGCTGGCTGGTGCTCAACCAGGCCCACCGGCGCCCCGAACGGCTCGCCTCCGTCACCGCCCTCGACCCCGGCGGCCTGGAGAAGGTCGGCCTGCGCTTCTTCGCCTGGGTCTTCGTCAGCCTCTTCGCCAGCTTCGCCCCCAAGGCCCTGCGCCCCCGGCTCGCCAAGTGGCTGGAGCAGCCCGTCATCTCCGTCCCCGAGCTGCGCACCTGGGTCCAGGCGGGCGCCCGCGCCTACCGGATCCGCCGGCCGGCGCCCCTCCCCCTGGCCGAGGACGCACTGCGCTCGATCCGCACACCGCTCTACGTGATCATGGGAAAGCGGAGCCTGCTCGTGCACCCGCAGCGGCAACTGGAGCGCGTACCGCGGCTCGTCCCCGGCGCCCGCGCCGAGATCATCTCGGCGACGGGCCACGGGCCGCAGATCGACCACCCGGACGTCGTCAACGCCCGCATGCTGTCCTTCATGGAGGACATCGACTCCCTCGACCCCGCCACGAGCGACACCCTCTGA
- a CDS encoding alpha/beta hydrolase family protein → MSDSNTATTVLSAKPVVLPAPHRGEDLQVRVSAPATGDDLPVIVFSHGFGWSMNGYAPLADHWAAQGFVVVQPTHLDSRSLGIPHEDPRTPRIWRIRIEDLTRVLDGLDVLEAAVPGLAGRVGRGRIAVAGHSWGAQTASALLGARVLGADGVPGEDMSDARVGAGVLLALPGLGDDLTPFAAENLPFMRPSFDTMTTRALVVAGDDDRSHLSTRGPDWFTDPYTHSPGAKSLLTLFGAEHSLGGIPGYEVAETTDESPARVALIQRLTTAFLRDALFAEDTDWKAAVAALEGDVDPLGELRSK, encoded by the coding sequence ATGTCCGACTCGAACACCGCGACCACCGTGCTCTCGGCGAAGCCTGTCGTCCTGCCGGCCCCGCACCGCGGCGAGGACCTCCAGGTCCGGGTGTCCGCACCGGCGACCGGCGACGACCTGCCCGTCATCGTCTTCTCGCACGGCTTCGGCTGGTCGATGAACGGCTACGCCCCGCTCGCCGACCACTGGGCCGCCCAGGGCTTCGTCGTCGTCCAACCCACCCACCTCGACTCGCGGTCGCTCGGCATCCCGCACGAGGACCCCCGTACGCCACGGATCTGGCGCATCCGTATCGAGGACCTCACGCGCGTGCTGGACGGACTCGACGTGCTGGAGGCCGCCGTGCCGGGCCTGGCGGGGCGCGTCGGGCGCGGCCGCATCGCCGTGGCCGGCCATTCCTGGGGCGCCCAGACGGCGAGCGCGCTGCTGGGCGCGCGCGTCCTCGGCGCCGACGGCGTACCCGGCGAGGACATGTCCGACGCGAGGGTCGGTGCGGGCGTACTGCTCGCGCTGCCCGGCCTGGGCGACGACCTCACCCCGTTCGCCGCCGAGAACCTCCCCTTCATGAGGCCGTCCTTCGACACCATGACCACCCGGGCCCTCGTCGTCGCCGGGGACGACGACCGGTCCCACCTGTCCACGCGCGGGCCGGACTGGTTCACCGACCCCTACACCCACAGCCCGGGCGCCAAGAGTCTGCTCACCCTGTTCGGCGCGGAGCACTCGCTCGGAGGCATCCCCGGGTACGAGGTCGCCGAGACGACGGACGAAAGCCCGGCGCGCGTCGCCCTGATCCAGCGGCTCACCACGGCCTTCCTGCGCGATGCCCTCTTCGCCGAGGACACCGACTGGAAGGCGGCGGTCGCCGCGCTGGAGGGGGACGTCGACCCGCTGGGGGAGCTGCGGAGCAAGTGA
- a CDS encoding sensor histidine kinase, translated as MAEVTEPPSAAERLLRALHQDPLAAAHPTRNDAVLAAGVALLCGALAYADTAMRPDGLGWALLACSVLVLVWRRRRPVAVVVATVVCIAPYQLLDNAHAAPVPAGVVALYTVAATGTVRRTVTVGVCVVGFAVSAMSSNGVHRVLDVLRTSGWLVAALVLGVAVRNYRKYLAEERTRIGQATDRRIAEERLRIARDLHDLLAHSITLIGVRTAVAAHVLTVDPDRLDRAAVAEALDSIADTCREARAELRTTLTVLRADEHGPLPDLAGLPDLARTAEAELTLDTGGVHVPPAVGAAAYRIVQESLTNAVRHAGPTATVRVRVAAADGALRLTVSDDGRGPGAGSATAAGFGIVGMGERARSVGGTLRTGPRAGGGFEVAASLPLPSHPPRSSEASA; from the coding sequence GTGGCAGAAGTGACCGAACCCCCGAGCGCGGCCGAGCGCCTCCTGCGCGCACTGCACCAGGACCCCTTGGCGGCCGCGCACCCGACCCGCAACGACGCGGTGCTCGCGGCCGGTGTCGCCCTGCTCTGCGGGGCCTTGGCGTACGCCGACACCGCGATGCGACCGGACGGGCTCGGGTGGGCCCTGCTGGCCTGCTCGGTCCTGGTCCTGGTGTGGCGGCGGCGCCGGCCGGTCGCGGTGGTGGTCGCCACGGTCGTCTGCATCGCCCCGTACCAACTGCTCGACAACGCCCACGCGGCGCCGGTGCCGGCCGGGGTGGTCGCCCTGTACACGGTGGCCGCCACCGGCACCGTCCGCCGTACGGTGACGGTCGGCGTGTGCGTCGTGGGCTTCGCGGTGAGCGCCATGTCCTCCAACGGTGTCCACCGTGTCCTGGACGTCCTGCGCACCTCCGGCTGGCTGGTGGCGGCCCTCGTGCTCGGTGTCGCCGTCCGCAACTACCGCAAGTACCTGGCCGAGGAGCGCACCCGGATCGGCCAGGCCACCGACCGCAGGATCGCGGAGGAGCGTCTGCGCATCGCCCGCGACCTGCACGATCTGCTGGCCCACAGCATCACGCTGATCGGGGTCCGTACGGCGGTCGCCGCCCATGTGCTCACCGTGGACCCGGACCGGCTCGACCGGGCGGCCGTCGCCGAGGCGCTGGACTCCATCGCCGACACCTGCCGCGAGGCCCGCGCGGAACTCCGTACCACCTTGACCGTGCTCCGCGCCGACGAGCACGGGCCGCTGCCGGACCTCGCGGGGCTGCCCGATCTGGCCCGTACGGCCGAGGCGGAACTGACCCTGGACACCGGCGGGGTCCATGTCCCACCGGCCGTGGGGGCGGCCGCCTACCGCATCGTCCAGGAGTCGCTGACCAACGCGGTCCGCCACGCGGGTCCCACCGCCACCGTCCGCGTCCGCGTGGCGGCGGCGGACGGGGCGCTGCGGCTCACCGTCAGCGACGACGGCCGGGGCCCGGGAGCGGGTTCCGCCACCGCTGCGGGCTTCGGCATCGTCGGCATGGGCGAGCGGGCCCGCAGCGTCGGCGGCACCCTGCGGACGGGCCCCCGCGCCGGCGGCGGCTTCGAAGTGGCGGCGAGCCTGCCCCTCCCCTCCCACCCACCCCGTTCCTCGGAGGCATCCGCGTGA
- a CDS encoding CAP domain-containing protein gives MQFHDDEFTYGADVNAAADREVDATGSRADRRGRARAAGRAAGGHRKGRRRTPLMAAAAVVLLAGVTSAYALISDEAPRGTAATGSPSALAGRPDTVDGPPSATPSPTAAADATASPETGASASASASASASAVAPAPATRSENGEQRSGAPTTERAPAPSTPPTRGTSGNGPTGPDPKVPGPRTTTQDLATAQSLSLQLLNNERAAVGRPPLALKQDLSAFARKWAEHMRNNGFAHSSSDDRAYLKTGSRTWTGENIVWFSDASMTAQEAAEKFQSMWRHSSGHYKAQVNPDFTEVGVGLYRDSTGWWGVHNFSDGK, from the coding sequence ATGCAGTTTCACGACGATGAGTTCACGTACGGCGCGGACGTGAACGCGGCCGCGGACCGTGAGGTGGACGCCACCGGTTCCCGGGCGGACCGGCGCGGTCGGGCGCGCGCCGCGGGCCGGGCGGCCGGTGGCCACCGCAAGGGCCGTCGTAGGACTCCCCTGATGGCGGCGGCCGCCGTGGTCCTGCTGGCCGGGGTCACCAGCGCCTACGCCCTCATATCCGACGAGGCTCCGCGGGGCACGGCGGCGACGGGCTCCCCCTCGGCGCTCGCCGGCCGGCCGGACACGGTGGACGGCCCGCCGAGCGCCACGCCATCTCCCACGGCCGCGGCCGATGCGACGGCGAGCCCGGAGACCGGTGCCTCCGCGTCGGCGTCGGCGTCCGCATCGGCATCGGCGGTGGCGCCCGCGCCCGCCACGCGGTCCGAGAACGGAGAACAGCGTTCGGGAGCCCCGACCACGGAGCGCGCACCGGCGCCCAGCACCCCGCCGACCCGCGGCACCTCGGGGAACGGTCCGACGGGTCCGGACCCCAAGGTGCCCGGACCTCGCACCACGACCCAGGACCTCGCGACGGCCCAGTCGCTGTCCCTGCAACTGCTCAACAACGAACGGGCCGCCGTCGGCCGGCCGCCGCTCGCGCTCAAGCAGGACCTCAGCGCCTTCGCCCGCAAGTGGGCCGAGCACATGAGGAACAACGGATTCGCCCACTCCTCGTCGGACGACCGCGCCTACCTGAAGACGGGCTCGCGCACCTGGACCGGCGAGAACATCGTCTGGTTCAGCGATGCCTCGATGACCGCCCAGGAAGCCGCCGAGAAGTTCCAGTCGATGTGGCGGCACAGCTCCGGCCACTACAAGGCCCAGGTCAACCCGGACTTCACCGAGGTCGGCGTGGGTCTGTACCGCGACTCCACGGGCTGGTGGGGCGTGCACAACTTCTCCGACGGCAAGTGA
- a CDS encoding response regulator → MLIESAPDMTVVGQAGDGREAVRLAHAERADVVVMDIRMPGTDGIEATRLIASTEDLAGVKVLVLTTYDTDENVVEALRSGASGFLVKDTRPAELLSAIRTVAGGESLLSPGPTARLIARVLRSPRTGPAPAALDPLSDREREVLTLVARGLNNTEIADALALSPLTAKTHVSRIMGKLRVRDRAQLVIVAYESGLVAPGDGGS, encoded by the coding sequence ATGCTCATCGAATCGGCTCCGGACATGACGGTCGTCGGACAGGCCGGCGACGGACGGGAAGCCGTGCGACTGGCCCACGCCGAGCGGGCCGACGTGGTCGTCATGGACATCAGGATGCCGGGCACCGACGGCATCGAGGCGACCCGGCTGATCGCCTCCACCGAGGACCTGGCCGGGGTGAAGGTCCTGGTCCTGACGACGTACGACACCGACGAGAACGTGGTCGAGGCGCTGCGGTCCGGAGCCTCGGGCTTCCTGGTGAAGGACACCAGGCCGGCCGAACTCCTCTCCGCCATCCGCACGGTGGCCGGCGGCGAGTCGCTCCTTTCGCCGGGGCCGACGGCCCGGCTGATCGCCCGGGTGCTGCGCAGCCCGCGTACCGGCCCGGCCCCCGCCGCCCTCGACCCGCTCTCCGACCGGGAACGGGAGGTCCTCACCCTCGTGGCCCGAGGCCTCAACAACACGGAGATCGCCGACGCGTTGGCCCTGAGCCCCCTCACCGCGAAGACCCATGTGAGCCGCATCATGGGGAAGTTGCGGGTACGCGACCGCGCGCAGCTCGTGATCGTGGCGTACGAGTCGGGGCTCGTGGCGCCGGGAGACGGCGGATCATGA